The nucleotide window aataaccagaatgggaaaggctcacccattcatcagctccaggatgatcaaagacagtctggagttacctgtaagtgctgtgacagttagaagacgccagtgtgaagctaatttatttgcaagaatcccccgcaaagtccctctgttaaataaaagacgtgcagaagaggttacaatttgccaaagaacacatcaactggcctaaagagaaatggaggaatattttgtggactgatgagagtaaaattgttctttttgggtccaagggccgcagacaagtttgtgagacgacccccaaactctgaattcaagccacagttcacagtgaagacagtgaagcatggcggtgcaagcatcataatatgggcatgtttctcctactatggtgttgggcctatatatcgcataccaggtatcatggatcattttggatatgtcaaaatacttgaagaggtcatgttgccttatgctgaagaggacacgcccttaaaatgggtgtttcaacaagacaatgaccccaagcacactagtaaacgagcaaaatcttggttccaaaccaacaaaattaatgccttgcagatgtgaagaaatcatgaaaaactgtggttatacaactaaatactagtttagtgattcacaggattgctaaaaaagcagtttgaacataatagttttgagtttgtagcgtcaacagcagatgctactattattgtgaacaccccgttttctaATGTGGATGTGATTTGAGGTAATATTTTGCAAAAGAAGATGTCAGTGGACATCGAGTACAATATGCAGTAATCGGGACCTGCAGCAGAAATCCAATGAAAAGCGTACTGCCCTCCTCAACAGAAGGGAGTTTTGAGATGTaaacagatacattttagcttCATTATTTTAGTGCATGaccacaaacacattcatgtgATGGGACTCAGATGTACTCAATTGTAATCAGCAATGACTGGCAATACTCTGTAAtcactgattacacatttgtaaaCTGTCATGTAATAGTAGGAAATTAGAATTTTGCCTGCAGTTTTAATAAATCGGGCCCAATTTCCTCAGTTTTGGAAAAGCAAATTGTGGCccaaaaatcagcaatgggagactgCTCTTTGACCTCAACATTTCACCATGCTGCACCGATCAAGTCAGTAGATTCAGTTGTTAAATAAGTtttgtctgctgttttttttttttttgatgttgttgatgtagttGTTTGTCTCCTTTAGATCTACGTCAAAACATTTGGAGAACATGTGGGATTTCGAATCTTTATGGATGCCATCCTCCTGTCACTCACCAGAAAGGTAATTCATTATTAAAGATggtgaggggttttattttttcccgTCACAAACACACTGCTGCAGTTTGCAACCTCTCATTACAGGTTTGGACTGCCAGTAATTACTGCTTTTCTGTGGATTACTCTAAAATAATCGAAGATTAAAATCATCTAAAATGCATGTGATTGGAACAGCTGTGGTGCTGATCTGTGGATGTACTGAAATTGATTTacaaattaatggatatttagcatttttcattattttgtcagtgttatTTTTATTGGCATGATTAAAAACCATTTCTGACCTGGTGAGCCACTGTTACGTTAAAAATGTAATTTGAAAAATGACATCAGTTAAAAATAGTGATTGGTTGGTGCAATTGATTACATCAACTAATCGCGGCAGCCTTATCACAAATATACATGTCAGGGAGGTACAACAGCTATAAACATGGCTATAGTCATTATTTATTATATGTGTTACCTCAGTTAGCATGACGtgggtgtgtgtgaaagagacagagagatcaTCTCTcatgaaatatgttttttttttttttttttttttttttttttttttccttcctgacCAGCTGTTTTTTCTTCCTGCAGTGGCCACAGCACTTAAGTTAATACACAATTACATACGACTGCTGACGATATGTTCAGGCAAGCAGGGTGTATATGTTGTGAAGTTGTTCATAAAAGGCACGTCCAGGTGTTGCGGTCTTTAACTAAAGAAATACAATGTGATGAACAGCAGACCAGGCTTTTCTTGGTCTAAGGTGCACATTTTTTTCTTGTGATGAATGATATGAACACACCAACTGTACACTTGTCCATACCTCAATTTTGAGCGACACACATTCTCATGAGCACAAGTGGCATTATCTACAGGATGCAGATGTATGTAAAAATGACAGACTGTAGCAGGTGGAAACTAGCAGTGATCGCATGCCGCCTTGCACCAGGTGGAAGACGGAGcctaaaaaacattttattcgcaGAGGCATTGAGTCGAGAAATTACACCAATTTAAAGTGACTTTATTTTGGTGTCTTGCTTTATTTTTCCAAACATGTATAATGTACAATATTTTTATTCTAAAAGTACAAGGAGGAGCAGGTAGCGACAGTAAATATTTTCTATTGAACCGTGTTCCATTTGTGTTTTTAGGAAGAACATATATCTCCTTCTGTGTGCCCCAGGTCCAGATCTCTGATTTGGAGTTTTTTGTTAACCTTGGTGATTGGCCATTGGAAAAAAGGAAACCTTCAGACAAGATTCATCCCATCTTCTCCTGGTGCGGCTCGAACAATACCAGAGACATCGTCATGCCAACCTACGACCTGACAGAGTCTGTTCTTGAGACCATGGGGAGGTAAGCTGGCTTGGATCAAGCTAAATCACATTTGATAACTTGAGCAGAATGTTGTTCCGCTGTTACAGCGGTTGCTGCATGGTCATTTAAGAGGACAGGTTGTCTTATTTCTAATCTAAATTACATTTATGCAAAATAAGCTGTGGTGCAAACAAAACGTATTGAAGAATGCCACGTGATTTCACTTGTTTGCAGTTGTTGGACTTCAGCACTGCTGTGGTGGATAAACTGCTGACAGTGATATGCACTTCTACAGCAAATAAATGGTTGCAGTCTTTATTTGCATAATCTTGCTTACACATTATTACATATGTATTCAGACTGGACAATACTTgtcatcattttttaccaaacaTCAATCATGGGTGAAATTTTTCTTTTCAATAACCCAGTTGCATATGTTAACTTAGGTTAATGTTGTTACATGTGATGCTGTGACTGTGTTGGATTAATACCTTGCAGAGTCTGCACATGAtttgacaaacacattcatccaCTGAATAGAGTCAGTCTGGACATGACGTCAGTGCAGGCCAACACGGGGCCAGCGTGGTCAGAGAAGAATTCCACGGCCTTCTGGAGAGGACGAGACAGTCGCCAGGACCGTTTGGAGCTGGTGAAGCTTTCAAAGGCTCACCCCAAATTGATAGATGCTGCCTTCAccaacttcttcttcttcaaacatGATGAAAGCCTCTATGGGCCACTGGTCAAACATGTATCTTTCTTTGACTTTTTCAAGGTGAGAGGGCTCTGTTGCTTTTGTTTGTACATATGTGGTCTTTAAAAaggataatttattattatttttttttattcagcagATTGTGTGCTTCATGTATCTTAAAACTTGTGATAACATTTGTTGCCAGAAATATCCCATACACACTAAAATGAGGCAAcccaaaccaaaccaaaaaaaaaaggctcaggTCGTTTGAAAATGACTTCTGTCTGTGCCTgccactttaaatggaaaggaggttCTGCTCAGCTAAGGCCCCTTCCACactgggcttgcatacagttgcgttgtgatgcGTATGGAGTATGCTGGAAAATTGCGCAGCTTTGGCctagtccctgtgtaggctgttGTGTGGTTGCGTTCCTAGTCTTTTtgcttactgccacgtatgtaaccCTTGTGGCTGTTTTTCTGCCTCTCAGTCCACTCctggcaacttttttttttttttggactgtggaTATGTGACCAGGGAGGGAGGGAAGGATTTGGGGAGGGGGGGAGAGATATGCACACTGCAGCGCAATGACGAGATGGCATCTGTACAAGAGATGCACCAATCCTGACCCCAGTATCGGGTATCGGCCTgatcccgtattcatttacttgtacttgtaatcataaaacgtcTCTGATACTACGTCACCTGAAACCCttttacagcagtgtgatgtcaCCCTCTCATTGGGAGATTTTCACCCACACACTCCGTAATTTCAgaactataagccgctactttttcatacgttttgaacactgcagcttaaacaatgatgtggctaatttatggaagTTTACAGGTTTTcaggtaatttactcataagtcgaaatatgtcTGTCAACTCTGTCCATTGATGGGCTGAATGCTGCAggaaattcacacacagagtaaacaagaaagtcttacctgtttcagtggaattcatcatcacaggatcttgaagaaaaataatccacacaaagcctcctgctTTTGGAAGACAACGTCTGAAAATATTtaaattccttgtcgtggctgaaaaaagttcctccaTGACTTCGGCATTTTGTGCCAGTTGCTCCGTCAGAACTCAGATCGGCTTTTGAGCTGCGGAGGTCGTCCaccaggttggtgagtttcagcccttggtgtgggtaTTCAGACCGATGGGAGATTGGCTCGgtccgctacaggtgtaatctgtttGTTGGATGTCTGTGGTGCAGCACTCAGAACCTCCGCTTGCCTCCACGAGTCACTGTGAGGAACGTGAGGAAATtctcccatgatccacaaagaaaaaataaaataatgttaaaatgtgtgtgcgtgtgcgctcaCGCCATGCTCCACcaatattacatgttccacctttggggggaaaaaaatttacggtttgtatttgtgtatgttagtgGTAcgcatttaattaaaagttaaaaaatagtgtggagagtgaaaggctgtttagctcagtgttacacattgtagataaaaacagaaacaggctcacagctgataacgcagagaagcttcttttcatcaaaaagaatctgcccctcacattaaaaaaaaaaacaaaaaaaacaaggtttttagtcctcacagacacaaagttagtgatggacagtttcagttcatttACTGGTGtcgtatattttgtagtgctgaagtccacaggttccatttaagtgagatgtctggcagagtcatgtttaagaaacacacaattaatgttaaaggacaatttcttgtagtcaaaaagtaaagttacatgatttaactgaaatgtttgtaaataaaaacaaagctaatgatattggtagcagttacagtcaaaaagtaaggaacaactgatgaataaaacatttgcagtcatcataaaactgtaatgtatcattaagtattcgtatcgtTACTCTGTATGTACTCGTACTCATACttggtctggaaaaaagtggtatcggtgcatccctaatctGTACTTAAATCACTCATTACATAAAAGGCTGCTGCATGCAGTGTGCGTGCttttgaaaataatgggtttcaGAGTGCAGCACAAATCACTAAAGGGCCTTTACCATTCATCGAATAAGGACAAGAATGGTGCTTTTTGTCAGGAACAATGGTATAATTTTTCAGGTGGTGTTTATGTTTGCCATCATGGCATTTCATAAGCAACCTCAATGGGTTAGTTGTATTATATTATGAATTTTTTACTCCTTTGAAGACTGTTTTATTAACATGCATGAGTTAATTTCCTAAACAAATTTTTCAAAACATTTCTCGCGAACAAATCAATTGTCGAAAGCACTCAGTACTCAGAAGCTGCTAACAATATTTTTATGAGATTAGGGTTGTAAAAATGAATTTATCCTTTAACTTTTAAAACCAGCCTGATTTTATTATAACTGATATTTGtaagattatttttatttttagttatggACTATCACTGGTATTTCTTTTCCATGTCGACCATCAGTACAAGTACCAAATAAACATCGATGGCACTGTGGCAGCATATCGGTTGCCTTACCTGCTGGCAGGAGACAGTGTTGTCTTAAAGCAGGATTCTGGGTACTATGAGTATTTCTACAACGAGTTGCAGCCGTGGAAGCACTACATACCTTTTAAGGCTGACCTGGGAGACCTGGTGGAGAAGATCCAATGGGCTCGTGACCATGATGAAGAGGTGATAAGGACACACAATATGCGCATGTCCTGTAAAGTTGCACCTATAgccgcggtcccaccgaataatgaaggatgaagaaggagccacgcaccctgttttttttgtttcgtgagctatcgtggcagtatagtggctcagagtggctcttagaggcattatcttcagttaatgaggctcctctctgagcgtggcgctaatttcaagatgttcaaaatttagcaacaacagcatggcgcagtttgtgttcaagttactgcgacggcttagaggcatttgcatggtgcttacgagtctgcaaaaagtccattatccgtgcgcctggcaccttcgcaggacctgagaggctatttttggaacagctctcctcttgcgcacacaattccacctgctctgtgcgctggactctgtataaaataattattttgtagtggattaatcattttctgccaaaccttggatgctgaaaacacttctaatcacttctagaatcagaggactgtttcatctggacgcttttttttccccctctttcctgctccatgtggaatgtattttgaacagcttaaggtaattatttttaatgtttttttatagcttgataaaacagttccttgctgtaaaagtatgtctgtatgttgtctgttgtatgtaaaagtatgttgatttaatatcttgttaatggatcacatgag belongs to Thalassophryne amazonica unplaced genomic scaffold, fThaAma1.1, whole genome shotgun sequence and includes:
- the poglut2 gene encoding protein O-glucosyltransferase 2 isoform X3 is translated as MDAILLSLTRKVQISDLEFFVNLGDWPLEKRKPSDKIHPIFSWCGSNNTRDIVMPTYDLTESVLETMGRVSLDMTSVQANTGPAWSEKNSTAFWRGRDSRQDRLELVKLSKAHPKLIDAAFTNFFFFKHDESLYGPLVKHVSFFDFFKYKYQINIDGTVAAYRLPYLLAGDSVVLKQDSGYYEYFYNELQPWKHYIPFKADLGDLVEKIQWARDHDEEALKIALAGQQFARNHLMGDSIFCYYYKLFQEYAKLQVTEPKVRKGMELVEQPSDDLFPCLCHRTMTKDEL
- the poglut2 gene encoding protein O-glucosyltransferase 2 isoform X2, with the translated sequence MHCPQSFQQINWDLASYTSVDPDRNAQEIPQRFGQRQSLCHYTVKNNKIYVKTFGEHVGFRIFMDAILLSLTRKVQISDLEFFVNLGDWPLEKRKPSDKIHPIFSWCGSNNTRDIVMPTYDLTESVLETMGRVSLDMTSVQANTGPAWSEKNSTAFWRGRDSRQDRLELVKLSKAHPKLIDAAFTNFFFFKHDESLYGPLVKHVSFFDFFKYKYQINIDGTVAAYRLPYLLAGDSVVLKQDSGYYEYFYNELQPWKHYIPFKADLGDLVEKIQWARDHDEEALKIALAGQQFARNHLMGDSIFCYYYKLFQEYAKLQVTEPKVRKGMELVEQPSDDLFPCLCHRTMTKDEL